Genomic DNA from Peribacillus sp. FSL H8-0477:
TAATTGTTTATTCATCATTTCCAACATCTCATAAAATTGATGAACATTCTTCGAATCAACGCCAACAGTCGGCTCATCCAAAATCATTAAGACCGGTTCACTGACTAATGAACGGGCAATGAAAACTCGCTGCTGTTGACCACCGGAAAGCTCCCCAATGCTTCGATGCTGGAAATCCAGCATATCGACTGCTTCAAGTGCTTTTTTCACTTTTTGTTTATGTTCTTTTGTGATGAATTTAAATAAGCCGATTTTTTTCGTTAACCCGCTTTGCACTACCTCAAACACAGTGGCTGGAAAACCAGTATTAAATGAATTTGCTTTCTGTGACACAAAGCCTACCTTTTGCCAGTCTTTAAAATCCCGAATATTTTCACCAAATAAAGTGATATTCCCTTTTTGCAGCTTATTTAAGCCCAGGAGCAATTTAAGAAGCGTTGACTTCCCTGATCCGTTCGGTCCAACAATCGCTAAAAAAGCACCCTTTGGAACATCCAGGGTAATATTCTCAAGAACTAAGTCCTTGGCGTATTTAAAAGAAAGATTCTTAGCCTGTACAATTGGCTCATTACTATAATTATTCAGATTGATCACCTTTTTTTAAGAATCATTACGATTTACTAAAATAGTATAACGGAACCAGTTGTCGTTGTAAAGGCAGTTGGACTGTCAGCGGAAAAGAATCCTCCAAACTATTTGGTTCAACAATCAAGCTCTACATTCATATGTTAAAAAAAGAGAAAATGAGGAGGTACCAAATGAAATTGTTTGAAACAATGGTTAACCATAAAATCAACCGAATCCAACCATATGAACTACTCTCCATTGCAGCTCAGTATAATGTCCAGCTGTCAACTAAGCAGGCAGAGGATATTACGACTATTCTAGCAGGGAAAAATATCAACATTTTTGACAGCGGACAAAGAAAATCGGTACTTGAACAAATTTCTGCGGTTGCCGGAAAAAAGACGGCCGTTCAAATCGAACATGTTTTTAATCAACTGATTTCTAACTTCTAACATAAAAAAAACAGCAACCAAGATTGGTCACTGTTCTACACACTTACTGCTGATTCATAATTTTCGTCAGCAGTTCTTTGTCATACTGTTTGCTTTTCAGCATTTCAATTTCAAATTGATAGGGAGCTTTTTTATCTTTTTTATCTTCACCGACAAATGGAGTTTCTAAAATTTTAGGTACCATTTGCAGCTGTGGATGATGGACAATATAACTCAATGCATCAAAACCAATATCACCAAACCCAATATTCTCGTGACGGTCTTTTCTCATGCCGGTAAGATTTTTACTATCATTGATATGAAGGACCTTAAGGCGGTCAATACCAACAATCTTATCGAATTCATTTAAAACTCCGTCAAAATCTTCGACAATATTATAGCCTGCATCATGAGTATGACAAGTATCAAAACAAACGGACAATTTTTCATTCAAATGAACGCCGTCCATAATCATCGCAAGCTCTTCAAAGCTTCTGCCGCACTCTGTCCCTTTTCCAGCCATTGTTTCTAAGGCAATCTGGACATTATGCTCAGGCGTCAGTACTTCATTTAAGCCTTCGATAATCCTTTTAATTCCTACGTCAGAACCTGCGCCTACATGAGCCCCAGGATGAAGAACAATTTGTCCTGCTCCCAGTGCTTCAGTACGTTCCATTTCACTGCGAAGAAAATTAACACCTAATTCATACGTCGCTGGATTTGTGGTATTCGCAATATTTATGATATACGGTGCATGAACAACGATTTCTTCAATACCGTTCTCAGCCATATGTTTTCGGCCTGCTTCAATATTTAAGTCCTCAATGCTTTTCCGTCTTGTATTTTGCGGTGCGCCTGTATAGATCATAAACGTATTTGCTCCATAGGAAACGGCTTCTTCACTTGAACCTAGCAGCATATTCTTCCCGCTCATCGAAACGTGTGAACCAATTTTCAACATACGTAAAACTCCTTCAGAAACCTATTTCTTTCTTTGAAGACGGCGTTCGCGTTTTTTGAAGTCTTCCACTTCACGCTGATGTTTCTTTTTATAGCCTGGCTTAACCTTTGTAGGTTTTACGCCGACTCTTTTCGCCTTTTCATCGATAACACTTTCAACTTTTTTACGTTTTTTACGCTTATTACGATCGCCAAGTTTTACGAATTCATTTTTGACTAGATCAACGTCGCTAAACGCAACACCCATTTTCTCTAACTTATTAAGTGCATCTTCATCCGGTGTATCGTAAATGGTAGCAGCAATCCCTGAATGGCCTGCACGGGCAGTACGGCCAGTACGATGGATATAGAAATCAAGATCTGGCGGAAGCTCGAAGTTAATGATATGACTTACACCTTCAATATCAATACCCCTTGCAGCTAAATCTGTTGCTACAATATATTGAAAATCAAGATTGTTAACCTGTTTCATCATTTGCTTACGCTCACGAGGTGTTAAGTCACCGTGAATTCTTCCGACACGTAATCCTTTTTCAATCAAGGAATCTGCTACTTTATCCGCCATTTTCTTTGTATTGGTAAAAATAATACCAATATACGGATTATATTTAACAATAACATCATGAAGTAATTGAATCCGATCACGATGGCGCAATGGAATCAGAACATGTTCAATCTTCACTGCAGTTGCCTGGTTAGGATCCACTTGAATATGTTTAGGATTTTCCATGTATTTTTTAAGGAATGGTTTCAATTTATCTGGAATTGTCGCAGAGAAAACAAGCATTTGAAGATCTTTAGCCATTTTAGAAGCAAAACGGTCAACATCTTCAATAAAGCCCATATCCAGCATTAAATCTGCTTCATCGATGACCAGCATATCTGCTGTATAGACAAGTAGTGCCTGCTCTTCGACTAAATCTTTAATTCGGCCGGATGTCCCGATAACAAGCTGAGGCTGTACTTTTAACTTATCAATCATTCGCTGTTTATCTGTACCGCCGATATAGCTTTTGATCTGCAAAGGGGCATCCTCGGGGAAATGTTCCGCAATTTTAAGTGCTTCTTTATAAATTTGAGTAGCTAATTCACGTGTAGGAGCAGCAATAACAGCTTGTACTTCTTGTCTAGTTGGATCAATTTTATGCATAATCGGCAGCAAATAAGAGTGCGTTTTGCCTGTTCCTGTTTGTGACTGTCCGATGACACTTGTACCTTTTAATACGGTAGGAATGACACGGTCTTGTATTTCGGTTGGTTTTGTAAAGCCCAACTCGTTCACAGCTTCGAGCAAATAGCTCTTTAATTCGTATTTATCAAACTGATTTTCTTTCATGAGAAAACTCCTTTATCAACAGAGCGTGCCCTTCGGTCGCTCTGGCATGTCCTATTAGTATAATAAATGATGGAACATAAACGCAAACCAACTGTCCACACGTTTGCCATTTTAATGTACCCTTACCATTTTACCGTTTTTCTCTCCGGTTCACAACAGGTCATTTTTGTTAGCGGGATTATGAGTCAGGCTGCTAACACTTTCTTTAGAGCTGCATAATCTATAAAGAGAAGATGTTTCTTTTCCCTACAGATTGATGGAAAGGAGTGAAAGTATGCCGCCAGGAAGAAACCAGCGACAAGGAAATATGGGTTTTCAAGGACCCCAAATGGGGCGGCCTCGACAGCAAGGATTTTACGGGGCTCCCTTTGGACCGCCAAATCAGAATAGACAACCAATGGTTCAAAATACAAACAGGGGCGGGTTATTTGGGCAAAGAAGAAACCAAAGCCCTCCAGCCCCTGAACCTGCCCAAGGTGGATTACTTTCAAGAATCCTTGGGAGAAATAAGCAAGGCCAAGCACCAATCAATCCCTTCGCACCACCGGGCTCTATACAGCAGGCAGAAAGAAGCGGCGCCGCTGTTGGAACCGCTGCAGGGCTGCTAGAAGGAGGAACTCTCTCGACCGTGATTAACAATACACAACGAGTCCTTCAGGCAGCCGAACAAATAGGGCCGATGGTTCAACAATATGGACCAATGGTGAAAAACATCCCATCCATGTGGAAACTCTATCAGGCCATGAAATCAAGCGGCGATGATTCTGAAAAAGAAGCACCTAAAGAAAAAGTCGTTTCAGAAAAAGCTGTAGTTGATGCGGATGTAGAATCAGATGAAGTCCCTAAAAAGAAAACACGAAAAAAACAGGGATCCTCTTCTCCTAAGTTATATGTCTAATTCATTCAGAATGCAGGATGCCTGCATTCTTTTTATTTTGTCCAAAGTATCTAGAATGGATTTCGGGTCTCAAGCAGGATTCATCTTTGTAATATTTGAGGACCTCTTATATAATAGAATAGAACAGGCATGGAGAATTCTTTGTCCCTTGAAGGAGGAAACAGTTTGAAGGTTACGAAAATATCCCCGCGCGGGTATTGCTATGGAGTGGTTGATGCCATGGTAATCGCTCGAAATGCGGCTTTAGATAAGACATTACCACGTCCCATTTTTATTCTCGGCATGATTGTGCATAACAAGCATGTAACAGATGCTTTTGAAGAGGACGGCATCATTACTTTAGATGGCAGCAACCGCAGAGAAATACTTGAACAAGTCGATAGCGGTACCGTTATCTTCACAGCACATGGCGTTTCTCCGGAAATACGGAAATTAGCTGATGAAAAAGGACTGGTATCTATTGATGCTACCTGTCCTGATGTAACGGCGACTCATGACCTGATTACTCAAAAGCAGGCTGAGGGATATCAAATCATTTATATCGGCAAGAAAGGCCACCCAGAGCCTGAGGGAGCCATTGGTGTAGCACCAGACATCGTTCATCTTGTTGAAAATGTTGAAGACGTCAACAATTTAACCTTATCAGCAGATGACAAAATTATCGTGACCAATCAAACCACGATGAGCCAGTGGGATGTTATTGAATTGATGAAAACCGTCGAGGAAAAATATCCTCATGTAGAAGTTCATAAAGAAATCTGCATGGCCACTCAAATCCGCCAAGAGGCAGTTGCGAAGCAGGCTGGTGAAACAGATGTACTGATCGTAGTTGGTGACCCGAAGAGCAATAACTCGAACCGCCTTGCTCAAGTTTCAGAGGAAATTGCTCATACACGTGCATATCGAATTGCTGATATTTCCGAATTGAACTTGGAATGGCTTGAAGGAGCTGAGACGGTCGGCGTAACATCTGGAGCATCCACTCCAACGCCGATTACTAAGGAAGTTATCACTTTCCTTGAAAAGTATGATCCAAACGATGAATCAACTTGGAACACGGAGAAAAAAGTTCCGCTTCATAAGATTCTTCCAAAAATTAAACAACCAAAATTATAAAATAAAGGAGGCTGTCCCTAGGACAGCCTCCTTTATTTTATAAAATCACATAAATGTGAAAGGGTCGGTGTTTATCTTTGAAGGAATGAACTCAACCAGGAATTTTTTTTCTTCGCAGCGTTTTGCCATTTCTGCTGCCACACCTGTTTTCATGACCTTCTCGACGTTATGACCAGGATCAATAATATTAAGTCCCAAACTCATTGCATCTAATGCAGTATGATAATACATATCACCTGTCACATAAACGTCAGCACCTTTATAGATGGCACTTTGAAAATATTTATTACCGTCTCCGCCCAAAACAGCTGCTTTTTTGACGATCGAATTGTGATTACCGACGACACGCAGTGCTGGAACCTCGAGGACTCGCTTCACATGCTCAGCAAATTCACCCAACGTCATTTCTTCTTTAAGCATCCCCACTCGCCCTAAACCAAGCGATTCGCCCTTATTGTCTAGAGTGAAAAGATCATAGGCAGGCTCTTCGTATGGGTGAGCTTTAACTAAAACAGACAGTAACTTTTTCTCTATCGTTTCAGGATAAATGACTTCAATCCGAACTTCCTTTACACGTTCAAGTGTTCCTTTCGAACCAATAACCGGATTGCTTCCTTGTTCCGGAAGAAACATGCCTGTCCCCTCCACACTGAAGCTGCAGCTGCTGTAATGACCAATTGCTCCAGCACCAGCATTTCCTAACGCTTCACGAACAGCTTCCGCGTTCTCTTGAGGTACATAAGTAACCATTTTCTTAAGCGTTGTTTCATGTGTTGGACTAAGTACCTCTGTCTCTTGCAAACCAAGTGCATCAGCAAGTAAATCATTGACACCGCCCCATGCGACATCTAAATTTGTATGCGCTGCATAAACGGCAATTTCATGTTTAATTAATTTCTCTAGAATTCTCCCCTCAGGAGCTCCTAGATCAATTCTTTTCAACGGACGATAGATAAGCGGGTGATGGGCAATAATCAGCCCTGCGCCTGCTTCAATCGCTTCATCCACCACTGTCTCAAGCACATCAAGAGCAACGAGTACTTTAGACACTGGTTTGTTTAATCTGCCTGCCTGAAGTCCGATTGGATCTCCCTCCATTGCATAGGCTTTAGGTGAAAACTGTTCAAACAACTCGATCACTTCATATCCGTTAGGCGTTTTCATTTCTAAAGGATCTCCTTTACTTGTTTGATTAGCTGGACCAATTGCTCTCGTTTAGCTTCTGTTTCTTGGTTCTCTCCTTTTTCAGGCATCTGACGAAGGATACGTTCCCAGTGACTTTTTTCGAAGTTCCATTTCTTTTTAAATACATCACTTTGTTCTGCTAGTAAAAATGGTCCAAATAAAAGTCCATTTTCGATTTGGTCTCCGTAGGGCCTTAATGGTTCTCCCTGTTCAGCGATCAGAATTTCATAAATCTTACCGTCTTCTTCAACGATATCTTCCCCAACTAATTCCCAACCATTTTCTTTTAGCCAATTCCGTACGATATTGGCAGCGATATTCGGCTGCAAAATTAATCGTTCAACTTTTGACAATTTAGTCTTACCACGTTCTAGAATCTGTGAAATTAGTGCACCACCCATTCCGCAGATCGTTATACAGGTAGCTTCCCCTTCCTGTAACACATCTAGACCGTCTCCTTTACGAACCTCAATAACCTGTTCTAACTCGGTTTGTTTGACCTGGCTGCAAGCAGATTGAAACGGACCTTCACTCACTTCTCCTGCAATAGCTCGAGCTGCAAGGCCCTGTTCGATTGCATAACATGGAAGATAGGCATGATCTGAGCCAATATCGGCTAAGATGCTATCTTTTGGAATATGTATTGAAACACGCTCTAAGCGCTCAGATAATTTTTCATGGTTCATAAGCTCATCTCACTTTTTAAATAGTTTACTGATATCAGATTATACGCAAAGTCGAATAAGAAGAAAAGTCAAAACCGCCGTTCACAAATAAAAAATGGCTGAAGTGTCTCTTTTCAGAGTCATCCAGCCATTTCTTGCGACTATTTTTTTAGTCCGTGAATATATTCAGCCATACCGTCTAGCTCAGCATCCCCAACTAAGTTTGGAGGCATTGTTCCACGTCCATTTGCAATCACGTCTTTAACTTCATCAAGAGATAAGTGATCCCCTACACCATTCAGTTCAGGACCAACGCCCCCTTCAGCGCCAGCACCGTGACAACCTGCACATGTAGAAGCATAGATATCTTCCGGATTTTTAGAAGTTTCTTCAGTCTTTTCACCTTTACCACTTTTTTCGCTTGCAAGATCTTTCGAATCGCCAAGCCCCTTAAACGAAAGCATAAACATAAGTCCGATTCCTAAAATCAGGATTAGTAAAAATGGAATAAGCGGATTTTTCATATTATATTTCCTCCCCTATGTAGTACCTAATCTGTCCCTGTTGCATTTTAAACTATATTCAAACACCTTTTATTTTACTTGAAAAAGGATTCAAGGAAAAGCCCTAAACGCAAGAACTTTTCAAATTCTTGGATTATATATGTTTTTTTACCCATTCTGCTAATAATTTAACAAAAATTCCCTATAAATATTTTTTATTTTCAAAATATATTGTATAATTTAGCTATAAAGATTGTAACAAGGCTAAGGCCTAAAAAACCTGCGACCCAAAAATATGATAACCTAAACTTTTTCCCGATTATGAGCCATAATGCGCAATTAACAAGCAACATAGTAAAAAGGCTTACATTCCCCAAATGAAAATACTCCGCCGCCTGAACAGTGGATAGCACGAAAAGTAAAGCTCCAATTAAGAGTCCGATCTGCAAAAACGTACGATTATTCGTATAGATACAGAATGCTGCCAGCAAGATTACAGAAATAACTGCCGCAGTCATTTGCATTGCGAATGAAAAATGAGTAAAATAATTCAAAACTAGGTTACAGCCTATCAAAATTCCAAAAAATAAACAGATAAAGACGTTGTTATGACTTTTAGGCTTACTAGTTACTATGTCTGGCTGCCCTTCGCCGCCGCTATATAAGGTTAAAAGAAAATCACAGTATGTTTCCGGCAGCATTTTATGGTTCTTCCAGAAATTGATTTCTTCAATAATGACTTCTTTTCGCATTTGGTCCATGCAGCACTTCCTATTACTGGTTGATGAAAACAAAAACAGAGCCGCACCAATCTGGACTCAAATCACTCAAAAGCAAGAAATGCTTTTTGACAAGTAAATGGTCACCAATTAGGCGCAGCTCTGCAGCAGTGTTTATTCTAAGAAGTCTTTCAAACGTTTGCTGCGGCTTGGATGACGTAATTTACGCAGGGCTTTCGCTTCAATTTGGCGGATACGTTCACGAGTAACTCCGAAAACTTTCCCAACCTCTTCAAGCGTGCGCGTACGTCCATCATCAAGGCCAAAACGAAGACGAAGGACGTTCTCTTCACGGTCTGTTAATGTATCAAGAACATCTTCTAGCTGTTCTTTTAACATCTCATATGCAGCATGTTCAGATGGTGAAGTTGCATCTTGGTCTTCAATAAAGTCGCCCAGATGTGAATCATCCTCTTCACCAATCGGTGTTTCCAATGAAACAGGTTCTTGAGCAATTTTCAGAATCTCTCTTACTTTTTCAGGAGTTAAATCCATATCTTCGGCAATCTCCTCTGGAGATGGCTCACGCCCAAGATCTTGTAAGAGCTGACGTTGAACACGAATTAATTTATTAATCGTTTCAACCATATGCACTGGAATTCGAATTGTACGTGCTTGGTCTGCAATCGCACGGGTAATTGCCTGACGAATCCACCAAGTAGCATAAGTACTGAACTTATATCCTTTGCGGTAATCAAATTTTTCTACCGCTTTTATAAGACCCATGTTTCCTTCTTGAATTAAATCTAAGAAGAGCATGCCGCGGCCGACGTAGCGCTTGGCAATACTGACTACAAGACGGAGGTTAGCTTCAGCTAAACGACGTTTCGCCTCTTCGTCACCTTCTTCAATACGCATAGCCAAAGCAATTTCTTCTTTAGCAGAAAGCAAATTGACACGGCCGATTTCTTTTAAGTACATACGAACCGGATCATTTATTTTTACGCCTGGAGGGACGCTTAAGTCGTTGAGATCAAATTCCTCTTCCTTCTGAAGTTCCTTGACATTTGGATCATCTTCATCCTCATCTTCATCACCATCTGTCAGGACCTCAACACCATTTTCACCTAAAAACTCATAGAACTCATCCATCTGATCAGAGTCCAATTCAAAGCTTCCGATGCGCTCTGCAATTTTTTCCAGAGTTAATGAACCACGTTTCTTTCCTAGTTCAAGTAATTGTTCTTTAACTTGTTCTAGATTTAATTCAGTATCAACCTCTTTGGAACGTGCTGGTTTCTCAGCCATGTGTTCCCCTCCTTCAAAGACTATCAACAATAACCATAAATCTTATAATAACTTTCGCAGTTGGATAATTTCCATGGCAATTTGTGCCGCCCTGCCATAATCGTTGCGGCGCTCTGCATCTTTTCCTTCAGCTTCTTTTTCTTTTATCTTTAACATCTTTTGATATTTCAACACTTGATTTATATAATCTGTCAGTTCTTTATCAGCAACTTCTTCATTTACTGACATCATTTCTATTTCAGATACAATCCTTCTAAGATTTCGATCCGCTAAATACGTTAAGAATAAATTCGTATCCGGTTCCCGATCTTCCTCATAAAAAGCATATAAATAAGTGATGATTGCTTGGTGTTCATCAACATTTAAGGTGTTTGTTCCAAGCATGTGCTGTACCTTAAAGGTAATTTCCCGGCTTTTGAGCATATGGGCAATTAATTTAATTTCTGCATTATGGTAGGCAGGTTTTAATTTATGCTCGTATCGTAAGGAGAATTGCGGTGAAGGCCGCTCAGGAACATTCCCCGTTTTACGTTCTGTAATAAAGGTTTGTCGAGCTTGATCTTCTAATGCATCCAGCGATAACGAAAATTCCGATGATAGCTGGCGGAGATATAGGTCTCTTTCCACAGCATTTGACAGCCTGGAAATCCTCTTTAATACCTCTTCAATATATGCAATCCGATCTCCTTCATTATTTAAATTTTTTCCTCTGCGCAAATAATGCATTTGGAATGCCATATACGTTAAACTGGCCCCTATTACCTCAGAATTAAAGCTCTTCTCGCCATATTTCTTTATGTAGTCATCGGGGTCTAAATTATCTGGCATAAGGGCGACCTTTACTTGGAACCCTTGTTCATTCAACATGTTTGATGCGCGGTAAGCAGCAGTCAGTCCAGCAGAGTCTGAATCATAACACAGCAGAATTTGATCCGTATTCCGTTTCAAGATCTGTACATGTTGATCCGTTAAAGAAGTCCCCATCGTAGCAACTGAATGTTCTACCCCCGCACGAACAGCCGATATACAATCTGCAAATCCTTCAAAAATCACCACTTGTTCTTTTTTCCGGATATGAGAGCGGGCTTTATGAAA
This window encodes:
- a CDS encoding DUF2624 family protein, with the translated sequence MKLFETMVNHKINRIQPYELLSIAAQYNVQLSTKQAEDITTILAGKNINIFDSGQRKSVLEQISAVAGKKTAVQIEHVFNQLISNF
- the rpoD gene encoding RNA polymerase sigma factor RpoD, which translates into the protein MAEKPARSKEVDTELNLEQVKEQLLELGKKRGSLTLEKIAERIGSFELDSDQMDEFYEFLGENGVEVLTDGDEDEDEDDPNVKELQKEEEFDLNDLSVPPGVKINDPVRMYLKEIGRVNLLSAKEEIALAMRIEEGDEEAKRRLAEANLRLVVSIAKRYVGRGMLFLDLIQEGNMGLIKAVEKFDYRKGYKFSTYATWWIRQAITRAIADQARTIRIPVHMVETINKLIRVQRQLLQDLGREPSPEEIAEDMDLTPEKVREILKIAQEPVSLETPIGEEDDSHLGDFIEDQDATSPSEHAAYEMLKEQLEDVLDTLTDREENVLRLRFGLDDGRTRTLEEVGKVFGVTRERIRQIEAKALRKLRHPSRSKRLKDFLE
- a CDS encoding 4-hydroxy-3-methylbut-2-enyl diphosphate reductase — protein: MKVTKISPRGYCYGVVDAMVIARNAALDKTLPRPIFILGMIVHNKHVTDAFEEDGIITLDGSNRREILEQVDSGTVIFTAHGVSPEIRKLADEKGLVSIDATCPDVTATHDLITQKQAEGYQIIYIGKKGHPEPEGAIGVAPDIVHLVENVEDVNNLTLSADDKIIVTNQTTMSQWDVIELMKTVEEKYPHVEVHKEICMATQIRQEAVAKQAGETDVLIVVGDPKSNNSNRLAQVSEEIAHTRAYRIADISELNLEWLEGAETVGVTSGASTPTPITKEVITFLEKYDPNDESTWNTEKKVPLHKILPKIKQPKL
- a CDS encoding tRNA (adenine(22)-N(1))-methyltransferase, encoding MNHEKLSERLERVSIHIPKDSILADIGSDHAYLPCYAIEQGLAARAIAGEVSEGPFQSACSQVKQTELEQVIEVRKGDGLDVLQEGEATCITICGMGGALISQILERGKTKLSKVERLILQPNIAANIVRNWLKENGWELVGEDIVEEDGKIYEILIAEQGEPLRPYGDQIENGLLFGPFLLAEQSDVFKKKWNFEKSHWERILRQMPEKGENQETEAKREQLVQLIKQVKEIL
- a CDS encoding metal ABC transporter ATP-binding protein; translation: MINLNNYSNEPIVQAKNLSFKYAKDLVLENITLDVPKGAFLAIVGPNGSGKSTLLKLLLGLNKLQKGNITLFGENIRDFKDWQKVGFVSQKANSFNTGFPATVFEVVQSGLTKKIGLFKFITKEHKQKVKKALEAVDMLDFQHRSIGELSGGQQQRVFIARSLVSEPVLMILDEPTVGVDSKNVHQFYEMLEMMNKQLGITLILVTHDVSIVSDKVSHVACLNKTLHFHGDASEYNQLTEEELSEVYGHDIKLLSHNHE
- a CDS encoding Nif3-like dinuclear metal center hexameric protein, giving the protein MKTPNGYEVIELFEQFSPKAYAMEGDPIGLQAGRLNKPVSKVLVALDVLETVVDEAIEAGAGLIIAHHPLIYRPLKRIDLGAPEGRILEKLIKHEIAVYAAHTNLDVAWGGVNDLLADALGLQETEVLSPTHETTLKKMVTYVPQENAEAVREALGNAGAGAIGHYSSCSFSVEGTGMFLPEQGSNPVIGSKGTLERVKEVRIEVIYPETIEKKLLSVLVKAHPYEEPAYDLFTLDNKGESLGLGRVGMLKEEMTLGEFAEHVKRVLEVPALRVVGNHNSIVKKAAVLGGDGNKYFQSAIYKGADVYVTGDMYYHTALDAMSLGLNIIDPGHNVEKVMKTGVAAEMAKRCEEKKFLVEFIPSKINTDPFTFM
- the cccA gene encoding cytochrome c550, with the protein product MKNPLIPFLLILILGIGLMFMLSFKGLGDSKDLASEKSGKGEKTEETSKNPEDIYASTCAGCHGAGAEGGVGPELNGVGDHLSLDEVKDVIANGRGTMPPNLVGDAELDGMAEYIHGLKK
- the dnaG gene encoding DNA primase, with amino-acid sequence MANARIEDEKVNQIREAVDIVDLISEYVQLKKQGRNYFGLCPFHSENSPSFSVSADKQIFHCFGCGAGGNAYTFLMDKEGYSFVEAAKVLAEKGNIPLDVEINNEASRPNMPEGYKQMIEAHELLRKFYHHLLVNTNEGQQALEYLLQRGFTEAVIEKFQIGYALDSWDFVYKFLVKRGFSEEILEKAGLIIPREKDQSYFDRFRNRVMFPITDHQGNTIAFSGRALGDDEPKYLNSPETPIFNKSAILYNFHKARSHIRKKEQVVIFEGFADCISAVRAGVEHSVATMGTSLTDQHVQILKRNTDQILLCYDSDSAGLTAAYRASNMLNEQGFQVKVALMPDNLDPDDYIKKYGEKSFNSEVIGASLTYMAFQMHYLRRGKNLNNEGDRIAYIEEVLKRISRLSNAVERDLYLRQLSSEFSLSLDALEDQARQTFITERKTGNVPERPSPQFSLRYEHKLKPAYHNAEIKLIAHMLKSREITFKVQHMLGTNTLNVDEHQAIITYLYAFYEEDREPDTNLFLTYLADRNLRRIVSEIEMMSVNEEVADKELTDYINQVLKYQKMLKIKEKEAEGKDAERRNDYGRAAQIAMEIIQLRKLL
- a CDS encoding DEAD/DEAH box helicase; translated protein: MKENQFDKYELKSYLLEAVNELGFTKPTEIQDRVIPTVLKGTSVIGQSQTGTGKTHSYLLPIMHKIDPTRQEVQAVIAAPTRELATQIYKEALKIAEHFPEDAPLQIKSYIGGTDKQRMIDKLKVQPQLVIGTSGRIKDLVEEQALLVYTADMLVIDEADLMLDMGFIEDVDRFASKMAKDLQMLVFSATIPDKLKPFLKKYMENPKHIQVDPNQATAVKIEHVLIPLRHRDRIQLLHDVIVKYNPYIGIIFTNTKKMADKVADSLIEKGLRVGRIHGDLTPRERKQMMKQVNNLDFQYIVATDLAARGIDIEGVSHIINFELPPDLDFYIHRTGRTARAGHSGIAATIYDTPDEDALNKLEKMGVAFSDVDLVKNEFVKLGDRNKRKKRKKVESVIDEKAKRVGVKPTKVKPGYKKKHQREVEDFKKRERRLQRKK
- the vrrA gene encoding VrrA/YqfQ family protein, with translation MERSESMPPGRNQRQGNMGFQGPQMGRPRQQGFYGAPFGPPNQNRQPMVQNTNRGGLFGQRRNQSPPAPEPAQGGLLSRILGRNKQGQAPINPFAPPGSIQQAERSGAAVGTAAGLLEGGTLSTVINNTQRVLQAAEQIGPMVQQYGPMVKNIPSMWKLYQAMKSSGDDSEKEAPKEKVVSEKAVVDADVESDEVPKKKTRKKQGSSSPKLYV
- a CDS encoding deoxyribonuclease IV; the protein is MLKIGSHVSMSGKNMLLGSSEEAVSYGANTFMIYTGAPQNTRRKSIEDLNIEAGRKHMAENGIEEIVVHAPYIINIANTTNPATYELGVNFLRSEMERTEALGAGQIVLHPGAHVGAGSDVGIKRIIEGLNEVLTPEHNVQIALETMAGKGTECGRSFEELAMIMDGVHLNEKLSVCFDTCHTHDAGYNIVEDFDGVLNEFDKIVGIDRLKVLHINDSKNLTGMRKDRHENIGFGDIGFDALSYIVHHPQLQMVPKILETPFVGEDKKDKKAPYQFEIEMLKSKQYDKELLTKIMNQQ